DNA from Salvelinus namaycush isolate Seneca chromosome 6, SaNama_1.0, whole genome shotgun sequence:
cagattgcagcccaaataaatgcttcacagagttcaagtaaaagacacatctcaacatcaattgttcagaggagactgtgtgaatcaggtcttcatggttgaattgctgcaaagaaaccactactaaaggacaccaataagaagaagagacttgcttgggccaagaaacacgagcaatggacattggaccggtgtaaatctgtcctttggtctgataagtccaaatatgagattgttggttccaaccgccgtgtctttgtgagacgcacaGTAAGTGAGCGGATTATctctacatgtgtggttcccaccatgaagcatggaggaggaggtgtgttggtgtggtggtgcttttctggtgacactgtcagtgatttatttagaagtcaaggcacacttaaccggcatggctaccacagcattctgcagtaatacgccatcccatctgctttgcgcttagtgggactatcatttgtttttcaacaggacaatgacccaatacacctccaggctgtgtaagggctatctgaccaagaaggagagtgatggagtgctgcatcagatgacctgacctccacaatcacctgacctcaacccaaatgagatggtttgggatgagttggacttcggagtgaagaaaaagcagccgacaagtgctcagcatatgtgggaactccttcaagactgttggaaaagcattcctcctgaagctggttgagagaatgtcaagagtgtgcaatgctgtcatcaagtcaaagggtggctactttgaagaatctcaaatataaaatatattttgatttgtttaacaatttggttactacatgattccatatgtgttatttcataggttcactgttattctacaatgtagaaaataataaaaaataaagaaaaactcttgaatgagtaggtatgtcggaactttggactggtactgtatattgcacAAAGAAATTATACCATAAGAAGAACAATATACAGTAAGAACAGaacatacccagctagcacataacgttctgagaaccgtatttcttagagcttggtgagagagTGGTTGTGATATGGATATTCtccatacaaccttcccacagcATTCTAGGAATGGCGCAGGGTAGTTCCTTAGCTTTGGAACATTCttagcacatttaaggaactttaaagttattttcttggtattacattactttaacagaacgtttcctaaaagttcaaacatggttacatttaatgtAATGTTTGGTAGTTCAGAGGATGTTAAtgaacaacgttcttctgtgggaatttcaatacttcagcataacgtttcctacaggtttcctcatggttccatttaaagtaatgttctcaaatttttcagagaacgttaagaaacaacgttcttctgcgGGAAATTCAGTAGTTCAACataacgttctaagaatgttatttaaaaacatatttatttaactaggcaagtcagttaagaacaaattcctatttacaatgacggcctaggaacactgccttgttcaggggcagaacaacagatttttaccttgtcagctcggggatttgatctagcaacctttcggttactggcccaacactaaccactaggctacctgccgcccccacatATACACTACCTTCCCCACATATACACtaccttcagaaagaattcacaccccttgactttttccacattttgttgtgttacagcatgaatttAAAAGGGGTTAAATTAAGATTTTGTTTTAccagcctacacacaataccccataatataaAAGTGGAactatgtttttagacatttgtacaaattaataaaaaaatgaaaggctgaaatgtcttgagtcaataagtagtcAACCTCtttattatggcaagcctaaataagttcaggagtaaaactctgcttaacaagtgacataatACGTTCCTttgtgtgcaataacagtgtttaacatgatttttcaatgactaccttatctctgtaccccacacatacaattatctgtatggcccctcagtcgagcagtgaatttcaaatacagattcaaccacaaagacctggGAGGTTTTTTATTGCCTCGCAACTAAGGGCAGCTATTGGTAGCAGACAtagaatatctctttgagcatggtgaagttattaattacactttggacggtgtaccaatacacccagtcactacaaagatacaggcgtccttcctaactcacttGCCTGATAGGAATGAAACCGCTCATGGATttaaccatgaggccaatggtgactttaaaacagttacatagttgAATGGCTGTAAggtactaaagtaaaactgcaaaaatgtggaaaagaaatgaactttatgtcctgaatacaaagtgttatgtttggggcaaatccaacacaacacatcactgagtaccactcatcACATTTTCAAGCATGTTGCTTGaaattggcaaggactagggagttttttaggataaaaagaaacggaattaagctaagcacaggcaaaatcctagaggaaaacctggttcagtctgctttccaatagacacgtggagacaaattcacctttcagcaggactatAATCTAAAACGCAAGGCCAAATATTCACTTGAATTGCTTACCAAAGCTACCtttaatgttcctgagtggccgagttacagttttgacttaaattgtcttAAAAATCTtttgcaagacttgaaaatggctgtctagcaatatTCAcaaatcaacttgacagagcttgaagaattttctaaaagaataatgtgcaaatattgtacaatctaggtgtgcaaagctcttagacacttactcagaaagactcacagctgtaatcgctgccaaaggtgattctaacatgtattgactcaggggtgtgaatactcatgtaaatgagatgtatttcattttcagtaCATTTCCTaacatttcgaaaaacatgttttgactttgtcatatcggggtattgtgtgtaggtgggtgagaaaaatatatatttaatccattttgaattgaggctgtagcacaacaaaatgtggcttaagtccaggggtatgaatattttctgaaagcactgtacattCTGTTCTCAGCGTCAATAAAACTCTCTCTATCCGCTATCTTGTTAAgtatgttcaggtgtgttggccgtggccactaattggccacacctgatcttaatgagtgcttgtttcctttgaaatggggtctgtttgaataaacTAAAATTAACAGTATGAGTAAAAAGAAAACTGGCATGCTAGCTCGATCCTGGTGTCGAAGGGGACTTACTCCATGGATAGAAAAAATAAGATTAGAGGTTTGAATCTCATTGAATCCGTGTCatcataaaaaataaatgtctttgcatgattaatgcctaattTAATGAAtgtccatgtgtcctatctgtgctggAGTTCAAAACAATTAACTTAAGCTagaagtcttattgaaacattcagtgaaagttttaaggaagttattaaaaaacctccaaataaccttTACATTTTGTTCAAAACATTCACAACATTTAAagaatgttctcagaacattacttcattaccttcaaataacctagcatttctgttctcagaatgttaataAAACCTCCAAGGAAAACTTGCAAtgaaccagagtaaaacgtttTCAGAACCTCCCCGCAACCTAAAAATATCTTTTCTCAGAACAGGCGAACGTTTTACTTCCGGTCTCAGAACGTAAAAAAAAACGTTCTGTTTTAATGCTCAGGAAACGTATTGTTTCGTTCCcggaaccaatgggaaaccaaaaacttAGTTCCCGCAACTTCCAAGGagccaaatgtgctagctgggtaaggtctcatacactacatggccaaaagcatgtggacaccccttcaaattggtggatttggctatttcagccacacccgttgctgacaggtgtataaaatcgagcacacagccatgcaatctccatagacaaacattggcagtagaatggcccgtactgaagagctcagtgactttcaaagtggcaccgtcataggattaaGTCAGTTCGTTGAATGTAtgccatgctagagctgccccagtcaactgtaagtgctgttattgtgaagtggaaatgtctaggagcaacaacggctcagccacgaagtggtaggccacacaagctcacagaacaggaccgccgagtgctgcagttccgtagcgtgtaaaaatcgtaacactcaccgagttccaaactgcctctggaggcAATGTCAGCACTAGacctgttcgtcgggagcttcatgaaatgggtttccatggccaagcctaagatcaccatgcgcaatgctaagcgtcggctggagtggtgtaaagctcgccagcattggagcagtggaaacgctttctttggagtgatgaatcactcttcaccaacTGGAAGTTGGTGAATCCaccaatctgggtttggtggatgccagaagAAGGcaacctgcccgaatgcatagtgccaagtgtaaagtttggtggaggatgaatgaATAATCATGTGGggcagtttttcatggttcgggcaaggtcccttagttccagtgatagGAAATCTTAtagcgtacaatgacattctagatgattctgtgcttccaactttgtggcaacagtttggggatgtttcctgtttcagcatgacaatgcccctgtgcacaatgTGAGGtctgtacagaaatggtttgtcgagatcggtgtggaagaacttaactggcctgcacagagccctgacctcaaccccatcaaacacctttgggatgaattggtacaccgactgcaagccaggctgttatagtagcaaagagGGGaaaaactccatattaatgcccatattaatgcccatgattttgtaatgagatgttcgacgagcaggtatccacatagtgtatatattacacaaataaataatctgATAAGTACAATAGATGATCAGTCTTTTTCCTGGACCGCCCTCGTGTCTGGAAGAGTAGCAAAGCATACAATTCTAACTGTGCTCACTGTTAACACATtgaagctctctctctcctcgctctcgctctcgctctctctgtgtgtctctctctttctctctgtgtctctctctgtgtctctctctctctgtgtctctctctctgtgtctctctctctctctctctctctctctctctctctctctctctctctatgtgtctctctctctctctctctctgtctctctctctctctctctctctctctctctctctctgtctctagggtGTTCTCTCCAACATCTCGTCCATCACAGACCTGGGGGGCTTTGACCCCGTCTGGCTCTTCTTGGTGACGGGAGGGGTCATGTTCATCCTGGGCTTTGCCGGCTGCATCGGAGCGCTGAGGGAAAACACCTTCCTGCTCAAGTTTGTACGTCCACaactctctcactcccactcGGCTCGCCCCTTAGACATGGACATTAACAAATATATGAATATACACTCCCCTCTGTATTtatttaatttggctctatactccagcatttggGATTTGAGATCAAATCTTTCATATGAGATGACAGTAAAGAATGTAAACcatttatttgagggtattttcatacatgtatgttttaccgtttagaaattaaagcactttatgtaCAGTATTTAGTCCCTCTATTTGAATGTGTAATACGTTTTGGGACAAAtccacttatagtgtattaaagtagtcaaaagtttagtatttggttccaTAGTCCTAGCACACATTGACTACATCAAACTTGTGACtgcaaacttgttggatgcatttgcagtttgttttgcttgtgtttcggattatgttgtgcccaataggaactgaatggtgaataatgtattgggtcattttggagtcacaaactaaaagttttagcttcactgtcgaAATAAATACAGAGGGGAGTGTATATGTCTTTGTCCATGAAAAGCGGaggtggcctgctggaggtcattttgcagggctctggcagtgctcctccttgcacaaaggcggaggtagcggtcctgctgctgggttgttgccctcctacggcctccacgtctcctgatgtactggcctgtctcctggtagcacctccatgctctggacactatgctgacagacacagcaaaccttcttgccacagctcgcattgatgtgccatcctggatgagctgcacaacctgagccacttgtgtgggttgtagactccgtctcatgctaccactagagtgaaagcaccgccagcattcaaaagtgaccaaaacatcagccaggaagcataggaactgagaagtggtctgtggtcaccacctgcagaaccactcctttattgggggtgtcttgctaattgtctataatttccaccttttgtctattccatttgcacaacagcatgtgaaatttattgtcaatcagtgttgcttcctaagtggacagtttgatttcacagaagtgtgattgacttggagttacattgtgttgtttaagtgttccctttatttttttgagcagtgtatattcatcATTGACTCCACTTTGAAATCCCACTCCCTCCCCAGTTTCCTGGACTCAAATTAAGCTTATTCTTGGACTGTCCCACGCTGTATAGTCCATGATGAGTAGGCTTAATCTGAGTCTGAGAGACCAGCCCTCCATGTCCCCTCTATGACATGTCAGAATTACAGCTGattaatcaggtgtgttagtgctgggttaGAACACAAATATACACCCCCTGTATCCCTCTAGATCCCCCAAGAATGGAGTGAGAAACACTGGACTTTGGGGCTTAATCGTAGCTTTGTTCTATGTTTGctcacatgcccccccccccccccccccccccccattctgtTCCAGTTCTCTGTGTTCCTGGGGATCATCTTCTTCCTGGAGCTGACAGCTGGAGTGTTGGCCTTCACCTTCAAGGACTGGATCAAGGACCAGCTCAACTTCTTCATCAATAACAACATCCGGGCATACCGTGACGACATCGACCTCCAGAACCTTATAGACTTCACTCAGGAATATGTACGCGTTTGAAAATCAGTGTGaatgtgtgtcagaggaggctggtgggaggagctataggaggatgggctcattgtaatggaatACATGGAACTGAGTCAAGCATGAGGTTTCCAAatgtttgatgtgttttatactgttccatttattccatggAGCTCTGGTTTGAGTGAGGTGAAGAGTTGGTAAGGTGCGGGGTTaggagcaggtgtgtgtgtgtgtgtgtgtgagtgtgaatgtGTGAGTGATTAGGAGAGAGCCTGGTAGCCCCACTCACAGgcatgggagggcataggcccaactactagggagccaggcccagccaatcagaatacgtttttccccacagacagaaatactcctcagtttcatcagctgtgcgggtggctggtctcagactatcctgcaggtgaagaagccagatgtagaggtcctgggctggcgtggtttgatgtggtctgcggttgtgaggccagttggaatGATGTTGGAGGTGGTTTATGGTAGAGCAATtagcattcaattctctggcaacagctctggtggacattcctgcagtcagcatgccaattgcacgctccttcaaaacttgagacatctgtggcattgtgttgtgtgacaactgcacattttagagtggccttttattgttccccagcacaaggtgcacctgtgtaatgatcatgctgttgtcGTTTGAATTCTACACatgggacactcaaagtcaatcttaaattaatcattgtTTATTATTGTTTATTAAGATTCAAGAGTTTTCTGGGCTCTCCCAAGTGTCATTGTTTTTGAACAAGATCTTAATGAAAAAGACAATCAGCTGCCAAACTGATTACAGCTTTGCTCACCTCACCCTCTAAGAGTTCTTCACAGCACTATCATTGGCTCTGTGTGATGAGCAAGAGTCAGAGAGAAGGATCACCAAGCTAAGAAGGATTTGCTGATGGAATTGCAATCAACTTGGGAAATGGAATTTTGCCATTTCTATTTGGCCTGTTTAACAGAAAAACGAGTTGCTTCCTGAAGGAGCATTTCCACATTGACCTGCCAACTGATTTACAGTTACGATACTGGATAAAAGAATCAACTTACCCGAAGTCTGAACCCCCCCCATGAAGTTATACATCTCTGCTCAGCTTGATTGGCATCCTTTTCCATGCCTATATTTCCAGCAGGAATGAATGGTCATGGTGTTTTCGTTTTCTTGTTACAAGACGAGGCTCGCCAGAGAAGACCATAACGGTAAGTTGTTCTGCACTTGGCTGACACAGGAGGCGATCAGAGTACTTTGTGGATCCCAAGGACGTAAAGACATCAAGTTAACCGTTTCTGGGTGGAGATGTGACAAACCACAGTATCAGTGCTCTAACCTGAGACGGGTAAAAGAGGACTGCAACTCTCTCATCACACTTGAGATACATGGGGGAACAATCACAGAGCAGCTAAATGAGTGCAGGTGTTCACAGTGGTGGTGTTCATATTTGATTGACTTTGGCAATGAGGTGGCGGAGTATGGATGCCGCTAGGAAGGCTCATAGTTAAGACTGGAATGGAATACATGGAAcagtatcaaccacatggaaacagGATGTGACAGAATCATGTGTTTGATACATTTCcattattccattccagctattacaatGCGCTCCTCCTCCAATTTAGTGGCACCAGCCACCACTGGCACTAAATTGAAATCTCCACCCACCTGGGGCActgcaaccaaaacaaactgtgGCATCCATAGGCTAAGTTACTGAAATCGAGATTGCCTTTTTTAAACACTTCAATGACTTCCAGTAGATATTTCAGAAGAGGGCAAGTCCTTGAGGGCCCAAGTGTCTACTGGGATTTGCTTCTCTTGAATCTAATCAATGAACTCACTAGATTGCTGTGAAACTGCAGTTACTACCATTGCTGTACTTAGGTTGTGTGTCAAATTAATAACCTTGTACATGTTTCATAATTGATCCCTATATTTGTTCCAGATTGTTTCAAATGTGTTTGAAAATGTCTTATTGCTCTGTGTGTAAAGGGTATGAACTTCTCAAGACAAATCATAGTCTTAAGCACCTATGACCTAAATgtgacaaaaaaacacatttatgtTTAAAACATTTCTTTATGGAAATGGCTTTATACAGACAAAATgtgaaagagaggggggaaaaaggGAGATAAACAGTGGGAAGCTAATGACAGTGTTCAATACAATTTACCCCGGCACTAGCTGAACTCTGTTTCCTTATTGGGCTGCTAATCACCTCGTCAAATTATTATTACGTGCTAAAGCTATTAAGCTTACGCTTCTTGTGAGATTACCAGTTTAGAGTTATGCTGAATTACTTACAGTGCAATACAGTAGTTTTGCAACAGCTTGCTGTGTAATAAAACATGAAATATGATATACTGTAATACATGACATCTACATTTAAGTTGTTTTGCTTCACTTAAGAATGTGTCTTAAAATCGTCACTCAGGTTTCTTATATTGTAAGAAAACCCCACGTTTTTATTGAATTCACAACGGCTTTCTTGAGTAGAATCTCCTCTCTGGCGCTGGATTGGTCTTAGAGTCAGTTTCTCTATTCAGTAGCAGACCTTTGTTAGTGTAGCCAACTGGTTGGCAGAGACGCTTGTGGCGACTCTGACCATATGACTCCCAGATCATATTCCATCTGAGCCTCTATTCACAAAGCAACTCAGAGTtagaatgctgatctaggatcagttcaccCCTTTGTTATTCATTAGGGtctgaaaggcaaaactgatcctagatcagcactcctctgAGACACTGTGAATACGGGCCTTGTTGTCAAGCCTTCCCCAATCTCTGTTGGTCACACTCCACCCACACTGATGCTGTGTGAGACGAGAGAGGAATTCACTACAACGTTATCCCCTCTAAACATTGAACCTCTTTTGTTTTGATCGTGTATGATACCGTTgcagaagaggtgtgtgtgtgtgtgtgtgtgtgtgtgtgcgtgtgtgtgtgcgcgtgcatgtgttGTGGGGTAAAATAATTATCCTGAtctcaatgggacttcctggataattaaaggttaaataaaaaggtaAATAAAACATGGATTCCTTATTGACGTTCTCTTCTTCTCTGCTTTCTTCTCCTTAGTGGGATTGTTGCGGCGCATTCGGAGCGGACGACTGGAACCTCAACATCTATTTTAACTGCACGGACACCAACCCCAGCCGGGAGAAATGTGGGGTCCCCTTCTCCTGCTGCACCAAGGACCCTGCGGCAAGGAACTCTCACAGGGGCTAGGGAGGGTTGGTCAGAGACATGGGTCATGGGGTTCGGCAAATCAAGtcttacattttaaagtgaaaattacaaacttcagaagcctttttaaacctcaactagactacaagtttgcatttgcTACTGTGCAGGAACATTCTCTGCAACAAAAgagtggtcaaattaagatcctacattgaAATGAATGAGTACTATAGTCGCTGAAAATACAGATTTACATGGTTTTCCATTATTTGGTTTGTCCCGATGACAGTATCTATGAGAGGGCAAAACTCATTTCTCAGACTGGCACCAAGGTTAAGGGCACCAACACACTGGAATTTTGTGTCCCGAGAATTTTGGATGGAGCTAACACTTAATTGGGAGTTGCCGGCTAAATGACAACGAATGATGATTGTCCGACGAAAAACTGTCCATCTTTTGAACAGGAAATGGTCATGTGTGGCAGTGGTATTATCAGTGGTGGTCAGGGTTATGATGACAGTTGACATCTGCTTTTTTTGATAACACTTCTATTTCTCTTCATTAGGAGGACGTGATAAACACGCAGTGTGGCTATGACGTACGAGCCAAAACTGTGAGTGCTGTTCcatttctctctttccatctacctCTTTCCTTTTTCCTTTTACACTTTTCCTTGATATAGTGACCTTTATTATTATGGCATCTAAGAGATAATACTCAGAATATAGAAAGTCAAATTATATTATAAAGGGTTATATAATTAATGATCACATATGGTTGTATAATGAAGGTGTATGTTTGACTTTCATGCCATTTGCAAGCTAAGGAGCTCTCTCTAATTAACATGTTACTGTCCCTTGTTGTAGGACGTAGAGCAGAAGACCTACATCCATGTGAAAGGCTGTGTGCCACAGTTTGAGAGGTGGTTACAGGACAACCTGACGGTAGTGGCTGGGATCTTCATAGGAGTTGCGTTGTTACAGGTGAGAGAAACGTTTCTTTGACTCCTTTTAGCCTACTGTACAAACAAGACTAGCTACACTCCGACTCAGAACATTAACTTGTCTCATCAGGGTGACAAGGTGTTGAAGgcgttccatagggatgctggccagtgttgactccaatgcttctcacagttgtgtcaagttggctggatgtcctttgggtggtggaccattcttgacacacacgggaaactgttgagcgtgaaaaacccagcagcgttgcagttcttggcataaaccggtgcacctggcacctactaccataacctgttcaaaggcactgcaatcttttgtcttgtccattcaccctctgaatggcacacatacacaatccatgtctcaattgtctcaaggcttaaaaatccttctttaacctgtctcctcctcttcatctacactgattgaagtggattaaacGAGCAGAAATTCAGAGCAGAGAAGCTTGCATGTGACTCAGTCACTGGTTACTATGGCTGGccatgtaaaacaacacatttcactgcacctgtctGGCATATGTGACAATATAAACAcgtatacactgaacaaaaaatataaacgcaacatgtagtgttggtctcatgtttcatgagctgaaataaaagatccctgacaTT
Protein-coding regions in this window:
- the LOC120049640 gene encoding tetraspanin-5-like, translated to MSGKQFKGHEVSCCIKYFIFGFNIIFWLLGVAFLGIGLWAWNEKGVLSNISSITDLGGFDPVWLFLVTGGVMFILGFAGCIGALRENTFLLKFFSVFLGIIFFLELTAGVLAFTFKDWIKDQLNFFINNNIRAYRDDIDLQNLIDFTQEYWDCCGAFGADDWNLNIYFNCTDTNPSREKCGVPFSCCTKDPAEDVINTQCGYDVRAKTDVEQKTYIHVKGCVPQFERWLQDNLTVVAGIFIGVALLQIFGICLAQNLVSDIEAVRASCLFT